The Streptomyces cynarae genome contains a region encoding:
- a CDS encoding 3-oxoacyl-ACP reductase, which produces MSLPLEGLSAIVTGAGRGLGRAEALELARLGAAVVVNDYGEPGRWGSPLLERSRELGGGLGEASTAPAEAVVAEIRAAGGRAFAHTGDVSDFEQGRALVESAVEEFGKLDILVNNAGILRDRMVFSMSEEEWDAVIRVHLKGHFNTTRFAAAHWRARSKAEGGPVYGRIVNTSSEAFLAGSAGQPNYAAAKGGIVGFTTSTALALAKYGVTANVICPRARTRMTEDVFAGLEPPDDGLDPLAPEHVAPLVGYLASPAAAQVNGQLLVVHGGMVAIVERPRVGAKFETKQDAFTYDELDALLTPHYAERPRGETFAAVEVLGLRHEGASGDR; this is translated from the coding sequence ATGTCACTGCCACTGGAGGGGCTGTCCGCGATCGTCACCGGCGCCGGACGCGGACTCGGCCGGGCCGAGGCGCTGGAACTCGCCCGGCTCGGCGCGGCCGTCGTCGTCAACGACTACGGGGAGCCGGGGCGATGGGGGTCCCCCCTGCTCGAGCGAAGCCGAGAGCTCGGGGGAGGCTTGGGCGAGGCCTCCACGGCCCCCGCCGAGGCGGTCGTCGCCGAGATCCGCGCGGCCGGCGGCCGGGCCTTCGCCCACACCGGGGACGTGTCCGACTTCGAACAGGGCCGTGCGCTGGTCGAGTCGGCCGTCGAGGAGTTCGGCAAGCTCGACATCCTCGTCAACAACGCGGGCATCCTGCGCGACCGCATGGTCTTCTCCATGTCCGAGGAGGAGTGGGACGCGGTGATCCGGGTCCACCTCAAAGGCCACTTCAACACCACCCGCTTCGCCGCCGCGCACTGGCGGGCCCGCTCGAAGGCGGAGGGCGGGCCGGTGTACGGGCGGATCGTGAACACGTCCTCGGAGGCGTTCCTGGCGGGCTCGGCCGGGCAGCCCAACTACGCGGCGGCCAAGGGCGGAATCGTCGGCTTCACCACGTCGACGGCGCTCGCCCTCGCCAAGTACGGCGTCACCGCGAACGTGATCTGCCCGCGCGCCCGGACCCGCATGACCGAGGACGTGTTCGCCGGCTTGGAACCGCCGGACGACGGCCTGGACCCGCTCGCGCCCGAGCATGTCGCCCCCCTCGTCGGCTATCTGGCCTCACCCGCCGCCGCGCAGGTCAACGGGCAGCTGCTCGTCGTGCACGGCGGCATGGTGGCGATCGTCGAACGGCCACGGGTCGGGGCGAAGTTCGAGACCAAGCAGGACGCCTTCACGTACGACGAACTCGACGCACTGCTCACCCCGCACTACGCCGAGCGGCCGCGGGGAGAGACGTTCGCGGCGGTGGAGGTGCTGGGGCTGCGGCACGAGGGGGCGTCGGGGGATCGCTGA
- a CDS encoding Zn-dependent alcohol dehydrogenase: MRAAVLHEIGQDKLEVLDDVEATGFGPGRVRIRVRATGLCHSDLSAMSGVLPQPGPFVPGHEGAGEVLEVGEGVSRVKPGDRVVVCWLPACGACPACRRGQTELCLAGFMNAGTPNFRRPGGDVFGFAGTGTFAEEVVVDAGCAVPIPDDVPFDIAALIGCGVTTGLGAALNTAGLEAGSSVAVIGCGGVGISAIQGARLKGAAEIVAVDPVASRREAALRFGATRAVSPDQLPDTKQLVTGGEGFDYVFEVVGKSATARTAYENTRRGGTLVIVGAGAMDDFLQLNMFELFFDEKRILPSLYGGGDVLRSYERTIALWRAGRIDLEGLITHRVPLSEINEALDQMRTGTALRTCIEI, from the coding sequence ATGCGCGCAGCCGTACTGCACGAGATCGGCCAGGACAAGCTGGAGGTCCTCGACGACGTCGAGGCGACGGGCTTCGGCCCCGGCAGGGTCAGGATCCGGGTGCGTGCCACCGGGCTGTGCCACTCGGACCTGTCCGCGATGAGCGGGGTGCTGCCGCAACCGGGGCCGTTCGTGCCCGGCCACGAGGGCGCGGGGGAGGTCCTCGAGGTCGGCGAGGGGGTGAGCCGTGTGAAGCCGGGGGACAGGGTGGTCGTGTGCTGGCTGCCGGCCTGCGGTGCCTGCCCCGCCTGCCGGCGCGGACAGACCGAGCTGTGCCTGGCCGGGTTCATGAACGCGGGCACCCCCAACTTCAGGCGCCCCGGCGGTGACGTCTTCGGCTTCGCGGGCACCGGCACCTTCGCCGAGGAGGTCGTCGTCGACGCGGGCTGCGCGGTCCCGATCCCGGACGACGTGCCGTTCGACATCGCCGCGCTCATCGGCTGCGGGGTGACGACCGGGCTGGGCGCGGCGCTCAACACCGCCGGCCTGGAGGCCGGTTCGTCGGTGGCGGTCATCGGCTGCGGGGGCGTCGGCATCTCCGCGATCCAGGGGGCGCGGCTGAAGGGCGCCGCCGAGATCGTCGCCGTCGACCCGGTCGCCTCGCGCCGTGAGGCGGCGCTGAGGTTCGGCGCCACCAGGGCCGTGTCACCGGACCAGCTGCCCGACACGAAACAGCTGGTCACCGGTGGCGAGGGCTTCGACTACGTCTTCGAGGTCGTCGGGAAGTCGGCCACGGCCCGCACGGCGTACGAGAACACCCGGCGCGGCGGCACGCTCGTGATCGTCGGCGCGGGCGCCATGGACGACTTCCTGCAACTCAACATGTTCGAGCTGTTCTTCGACGAGAAGCGGATCCTGCCGTCCCTGTACGGCGGCGGCGACGTGCTGCGCTCCTACGAGCGCACCATCGCCCTGTGGCGGGCGGGCCGCATCGACCTGGAGGGGCTGATCACCCACCGGGTGCCGCTGTCCGAGATCAACGAAGCGCTGGACCAGATGCGTACCGGCACCGCCCTGCGCACGTGCATCGAGATCTGA
- a CDS encoding MaoC/PaaZ C-terminal domain-containing protein: protein MPIDEASALAAEPRTGEITWTSKDVQLYHLGIGAGIPATDPDELRYTLESRLHVLPSFATVAGAGSPGVISGLSMPGVDVDLARVLHGGQSLTVHRPIPAEGSATATSRIAAVYDKGKAAVLVMRTEVADADGPLWTNEAQIFVRGEGGWGGDRGPSARLDAPTGEPDKVVERTVREDQALLYRLSGDWNPLHADPEFARLAGFERPILHGLCTYGMTLKAVVDTLLGGDVTRVRAYATRFAGVVYPGETLRIRMWPQGTEGTEGAHGAKGVVRVTVTAVERGDAPVLADTVVEHS from the coding sequence ATGCCCATCGACGAAGCCTCGGCCCTCGCGGCCGAACCCCGGACCGGCGAGATCACCTGGACCTCCAAGGACGTGCAGCTCTACCACCTCGGCATCGGCGCCGGCATCCCCGCCACCGACCCCGACGAACTGCGCTACACCCTCGAGTCCCGGCTGCACGTCCTGCCCAGCTTCGCCACCGTCGCCGGAGCCGGCTCCCCGGGCGTGATCAGCGGTCTGTCCATGCCCGGCGTGGACGTCGACCTCGCCCGCGTCCTGCACGGCGGCCAGTCACTGACGGTCCACCGCCCGATCCCGGCCGAGGGCAGCGCCACGGCGACCTCCCGCATCGCCGCCGTGTACGACAAGGGCAAGGCGGCGGTCCTGGTGATGCGCACCGAGGTCGCCGATGCCGACGGGCCGCTGTGGACCAACGAAGCCCAGATCTTCGTACGGGGAGAGGGCGGCTGGGGCGGTGACCGCGGCCCCTCCGCCCGGCTGGATGCGCCCACAGGCGAGCCGGACAAGGTCGTCGAACGGACCGTCCGTGAGGACCAGGCCCTGCTCTACCGCCTCTCCGGCGACTGGAACCCCCTGCACGCCGACCCGGAGTTCGCGAGGCTCGCCGGATTCGAGCGGCCCATCCTGCACGGTCTGTGCACCTACGGGATGACGCTCAAGGCCGTCGTCGACACGCTGCTCGGCGGCGACGTGACCCGTGTGCGCGCGTACGCCACGCGGTTCGCCGGGGTGGTGTACCCGGGGGAGACCCTGCGCATCCGCATGTGGCCTCAAGGGACGGAGGGGACGGAGGGGGCGCATGGGGCGAAGGGCGTGGTGCGGGTGACGGTGACCGCGGTCGAGCGGGGCGATGCGCCGGTCCTCGCCGACACGGTCGTCGAGCACTCCTGA
- a CDS encoding ABC transporter ATP-binding protein, producing MTKTTGTPPAVSFTGAVKTYGAVRAVDGIDLRLEHGETVALLGRNGAGKSTTISLLLGLNEPDQGTVELFGAPPEHAVRAGRVGAMLQEARAVPRVTVRELVSFVAGRYPDPMPVARALELAGIADLAGRRVDRLSGGQTQRVRFAVALAGNPSLLVLDEPTAALDVEARHAFWDSMRSYARRGHTVLFSTHYLDEADAHADRIVVIDRGRVVADGTGEQLRRAAGGNLVSFDLAGHGTAGLELLPGVRSVEVRGDRALLRTDDSDATVIALARLDAIRGLEVVPASLDDAFLALTSREKETV from the coding sequence ATGACGAAGACGACTGGGACACCACCGGCGGTGTCCTTCACGGGGGCGGTCAAGACCTACGGTGCCGTGCGCGCCGTGGACGGCATCGACCTGCGGCTGGAGCACGGCGAGACGGTCGCACTGCTCGGCCGCAACGGCGCCGGGAAATCGACGACGATCTCGCTGCTGCTCGGCCTGAACGAGCCGGACCAGGGGACGGTCGAACTCTTCGGCGCGCCCCCGGAGCACGCCGTGCGCGCGGGCCGGGTGGGCGCCATGCTCCAGGAGGCGCGGGCTGTCCCCCGGGTCACCGTTCGCGAGCTGGTCTCCTTCGTGGCCGGCCGTTACCCCGACCCGATGCCCGTCGCCCGGGCCCTGGAGCTGGCCGGGATCGCGGACCTGGCCGGGCGGCGCGTGGACCGGCTCTCCGGCGGCCAGACCCAGCGGGTGCGGTTCGCCGTGGCGCTCGCCGGGAATCCCTCGCTGCTCGTGCTGGACGAGCCGACCGCCGCGCTGGACGTGGAGGCGCGGCACGCGTTCTGGGACTCGATGCGGTCCTACGCCCGGCGCGGCCACACCGTCCTGTTCTCCACGCATTACCTGGACGAGGCGGACGCGCACGCCGACCGGATCGTCGTCATCGACCGGGGCCGGGTCGTCGCGGACGGCACGGGGGAGCAGCTGAGGCGCGCCGCGGGCGGCAACCTGGTCTCCTTCGACCTGGCGGGGCACGGCACGGCGGGCCTGGAGCTGCTGCCCGGCGTGCGGTCGGTGGAGGTGCGCGGCGACCGGGCGCTGCTGCGCACGGACGACTCCGACGCGACCGTGATCGCCCTGGCCCGACTGGACGCGATACGGGGCCTGGAGGTCGTCCCGGCGTCGCTGGACGACGCGTTCCTCGCCCTGACCTCACGTGAGAAGGAGACGGTGTGA
- a CDS encoding ABC transporter permease, which yields MWDYLRLEVRRTLRDVGFVIGGVAMPVMMYLLFTNIGDDNGSWRTASMVGMAAYGAVGSALNTGGGVAEDRAIGWLRQLRVTPMTPRQVVAGRALTGSVTVLPAIVAVLAAGGLVNGVRLAAWQWAAIALLLWLGSIPFTLLGLGNGYRMTAQTTGVTNMICNLGLAVLGGLWFPLSLFPGWLRSVSAYTPTHRFAELGTSVADGHAPAPGAIVVLAAWLLAFGSYAVLSYRRTAGNI from the coding sequence ATGTGGGACTACCTGCGGCTCGAGGTGCGCCGGACCCTGCGCGACGTGGGCTTTGTGATCGGCGGGGTCGCGATGCCGGTGATGATGTACCTGCTGTTCACCAACATCGGTGACGACAACGGCAGTTGGAGGACCGCCTCCATGGTGGGCATGGCCGCGTACGGGGCGGTCGGCTCGGCGCTGAACACCGGCGGCGGGGTGGCCGAGGACCGGGCGATCGGCTGGCTGCGGCAGCTGAGGGTGACCCCGATGACCCCGCGCCAGGTCGTCGCCGGCCGGGCGCTGACCGGATCGGTGACCGTGCTGCCCGCGATCGTCGCGGTGCTGGCGGCGGGCGGCCTGGTCAACGGCGTGCGCCTGGCGGCCTGGCAGTGGGCGGCGATCGCGCTGCTGCTGTGGCTCGGCTCGATCCCCTTCACCCTGCTCGGGCTCGGCAACGGCTACCGGATGACCGCCCAGACCACGGGCGTGACGAACATGATCTGCAACCTGGGTCTGGCGGTGCTCGGCGGCCTGTGGTTCCCGCTGTCCCTGTTCCCGGGCTGGCTGCGCTCGGTGTCCGCGTACACCCCGACCCACCGCTTCGCCGAGCTCGGCACATCGGTGGCGGACGGTCATGCCCCGGCACCGGGCGCGATCGTCGTCCTCGCGGCCTGGCTGCTGGCGTTCGGTTCCTACGCTGTGCTGTCCTACCGCAGGACCGCGGGGAACATCTGA
- a CDS encoding sensor histidine kinase codes for MSWVSNVSCRLSAWQQARQTWKEHKERFKAEQKAARKAGKVPENPGPPPTGFSLLPWLLMGMGAFSNLFQGKTPNPWIGGLGLLAFNSCYIYVVFRAFHKQTRQARSTRTALVVMGVVTFGLAIGYGGSWLLFFPLLGLATGAVVRGPWLGRTGLALTAVAGAVSCLRDGWDGLNVAYGTFLSTMVTAAILSLSEAVRELRAAREELAHRAVEQERLRFSRDLHDLLGHTLSVIVVKSEAARRLAPRDLEAALAQVTDIESVGRQALTEIREAVTGYREGSLGTELDRARSALTAAGIEPVVRRSGPPLVSQTEALLGWVVREAVTNAVRHSGATRCEITVDGTPERVRLTVADNGSGAPAVPAPAGVGGTGLKGLTERLAAAGGSLRAGPSPRGGFTVTAELPVEPASPVQPPLQSLSPSATAPTAD; via the coding sequence ATGTCCTGGGTGAGCAACGTCTCGTGCCGCCTCAGTGCCTGGCAGCAGGCTCGGCAGACGTGGAAAGAGCACAAGGAACGGTTCAAGGCCGAGCAGAAGGCCGCCCGGAAGGCGGGGAAGGTGCCCGAGAACCCGGGGCCGCCGCCCACCGGATTCTCCCTGCTGCCCTGGCTGCTGATGGGGATGGGCGCCTTCTCCAACCTCTTCCAGGGCAAGACCCCCAACCCGTGGATCGGCGGCCTGGGCCTGCTCGCCTTCAACTCCTGCTACATCTACGTGGTGTTCCGGGCCTTCCACAAGCAGACGCGTCAGGCCAGGTCCACGCGGACGGCGCTGGTCGTGATGGGCGTGGTGACCTTCGGCCTGGCCATCGGGTACGGCGGCAGTTGGCTGCTGTTCTTCCCGCTGCTGGGCCTTGCGACGGGAGCGGTCGTGCGAGGCCCTTGGCTCGGCAGGACGGGCCTCGCCCTCACCGCGGTCGCGGGTGCCGTCTCCTGCCTGCGCGACGGCTGGGACGGGCTGAACGTCGCGTACGGCACGTTCCTGTCGACGATGGTGACCGCGGCGATCCTGTCCCTCTCCGAGGCGGTACGGGAACTGCGCGCCGCGCGCGAGGAGCTGGCCCACCGCGCCGTGGAGCAGGAACGCCTGCGCTTCTCCCGCGACCTGCACGACCTGCTCGGCCACACGCTCTCGGTGATCGTGGTGAAGTCGGAGGCGGCCCGGCGCCTGGCCCCGCGTGACTTGGAGGCGGCGCTGGCCCAGGTGACGGACATCGAGTCGGTCGGGCGGCAGGCGCTCACCGAGATACGCGAGGCGGTGACCGGCTACCGCGAGGGCAGCCTCGGCACGGAACTGGACCGGGCCCGCTCGGCCCTGACCGCCGCCGGCATCGAGCCCGTGGTACGCCGCTCCGGCCCTCCCCTGGTCTCGCAGACCGAGGCGCTGCTGGGCTGGGTGGTGCGCGAGGCGGTCACCAACGCCGTACGGCACAGCGGCGCGACCCGCTGCGAGATCACCGTAGACGGGACCCCTGAGCGCGTCCGGCTGACGGTCGCGGACAACGGGAGCGGCGCGCCCGCCGTGCCGGCCCCGGCGGGTGTCGGCGGGACCGGTCTGAAGGGCCTGACCGAACGGCTCGCGGCGGCGGGCGGCTCCCTGCGGGCCGGCCCGTCGCCGCGGGGCGGCTTCACGGTCACCGCCGAACTCCCGGTGGAGCCCGCGTCGCCCGTTCAGCCGCCCCTTCAGTCGCTGTCCCCGTCGGCTACGGCGCCCACGGCTGACTGA
- a CDS encoding response regulator transcription factor yields MPRSHRPTRCIRVLLAEDQGMMRGALALLLGMEEDIEVVAQVAAGDAIVDAVLTHRPDVALLDIELPGKSGLDAAAELREEAPGCRVLILTTFGRPGYLRRALEAGAAGFLVKDGPVEELAAAIRRVLTGERVVDPALAAAALSAGPNPLTARECDVLKASVDGATVADIAARLHLSESTVRNYLSSAIGKTGTRNRMEAMREARQQGWL; encoded by the coding sequence ATGCCCCGAAGCCACCGGCCGACGCGATGCATCCGGGTACTGCTCGCCGAGGACCAGGGGATGATGCGCGGCGCCCTCGCCCTGCTGCTCGGCATGGAGGAGGACATCGAGGTCGTCGCGCAGGTCGCGGCGGGTGACGCGATCGTGGACGCCGTGCTCACCCACCGCCCGGACGTGGCGCTGCTGGACATCGAGCTGCCCGGGAAGAGCGGCCTGGACGCGGCGGCCGAGCTGCGGGAGGAGGCTCCGGGCTGCCGAGTGCTGATCCTCACCACCTTCGGGCGCCCCGGCTATCTGCGCCGCGCCCTGGAGGCGGGCGCCGCCGGCTTCCTGGTCAAGGACGGGCCGGTGGAGGAGCTGGCCGCGGCGATCCGGCGGGTGCTCACCGGCGAGAGGGTCGTCGACCCGGCCCTGGCCGCGGCGGCCCTGAGCGCCGGCCCCAATCCGCTGACCGCCCGCGAGTGCGACGTGCTGAAGGCCTCCGTGGACGGGGCGACGGTCGCCGACATCGCCGCCAGACTCCACCTCTCGGAGTCGACGGTCCGCAACTACCTCTCCTCCGCCATCGGCAAGACGGGCACCCGCAACCGCATGGAGGCGATGCGGGAGGCCCGGCAGCAGGGGTGGCTGTAG
- a CDS encoding MFS transporter: protein MLRAVEDTVPTRRTAPPTWVVVALACAGQFLVVLDVSVVNVALPSMRADLGLSAAGLQWVVNAYAIAFAGFMLLGGRAGDLYGRKRMFLIGLALFTLASLAGGLAQQDWELLLARAVQGLGAAVLAPSTLTLLTAAVPEGAARARAIATWTAVGAGGGAAGGLVGGALVDGLSWRWVLLINVPVGAVLLAGSARWLVESRAGDGRRLDLPGALLVTAGLGTLAYGIVQTEAEGWTAAATLVPLAAGLGLIGLFLAVEARAKAPLMPLKLLRVRSVSSANAAMFVSGSAMFCMWFFMTLYAQNVLGYSPLDAGLALVPSSLAVVLGSKVAPQVMRSVGARNLAVLGTLIAAAGFGWQSTMTANGSYPTAIMFPGILMMLGAGLAGTPLAALATSGAAPGDAGLVSGLVNTSRTMGGSLGLAVMSTIAATRTGGRGSADALTEGYAEAFRTSGSVLLVGAVLMLAWLPRTRTGQG from the coding sequence ATGCTGCGAGCCGTCGAAGACACCGTGCCCACCCGTCGTACCGCGCCGCCCACCTGGGTGGTGGTCGCGCTCGCGTGTGCCGGGCAGTTCCTCGTCGTGCTCGACGTGTCCGTCGTCAATGTGGCGCTGCCGTCGATGCGGGCCGACCTCGGGCTGAGCGCGGCGGGACTCCAGTGGGTGGTGAACGCGTACGCGATCGCGTTCGCCGGGTTCATGCTGCTCGGCGGGCGGGCCGGGGACCTCTACGGACGCAAGCGGATGTTCCTCATAGGGCTCGCCCTGTTCACGCTGGCCTCCCTCGCCGGCGGGCTGGCCCAGCAGGACTGGGAGCTGCTGCTCGCCCGGGCCGTACAGGGGCTCGGGGCGGCGGTGCTCGCACCCTCGACGCTGACGCTGCTCACCGCGGCGGTCCCGGAGGGCGCCGCACGGGCCCGGGCCATCGCCACCTGGACCGCGGTGGGCGCCGGCGGCGGCGCGGCGGGCGGGCTCGTCGGAGGAGCGCTGGTGGACGGGCTGTCGTGGCGCTGGGTGCTGCTGATCAACGTGCCGGTCGGCGCGGTCCTCCTGGCCGGGTCGGCACGGTGGCTCGTGGAGAGCCGGGCGGGGGACGGGCGGCGCCTGGACCTGCCGGGCGCCCTGCTGGTGACGGCGGGCCTCGGCACGCTCGCCTACGGGATCGTGCAGACGGAGGCGGAGGGCTGGACGGCGGCGGCGACGCTGGTGCCGCTCGCCGCCGGACTCGGCCTCATCGGCCTGTTCCTGGCCGTCGAGGCGCGGGCGAAGGCGCCCCTGATGCCGCTGAAGCTGCTGCGGGTGCGGTCGGTGTCCTCGGCGAACGCGGCCATGTTCGTCTCGGGCTCCGCGATGTTCTGCATGTGGTTCTTCATGACGCTGTACGCGCAGAACGTGCTCGGCTACTCGCCCCTGGATGCCGGGCTCGCCCTGGTGCCCAGCTCACTGGCCGTGGTGCTCGGCTCGAAGGTCGCGCCGCAGGTGATGCGGAGCGTGGGGGCGCGGAACCTGGCGGTGCTCGGGACGCTGATCGCGGCGGCCGGGTTCGGCTGGCAGTCGACGATGACGGCGAACGGCTCGTACCCGACGGCGATCATGTTCCCGGGCATCTTGATGATGCTGGGCGCCGGCCTGGCGGGTACCCCGCTCGCCGCGCTCGCGACATCGGGGGCCGCGCCGGGGGACGCCGGACTGGTGTCGGGGCTCGTCAACACCTCGCGCACCATGGGTGGTTCCCTCGGCCTCGCTGTGATGTCCACCATCGCGGCGACGCGCACCGGGGGCCGCGGCTCGGCCGACGCCCTCACGGAGGGGTACGCCGAGGCGTTCCGGACGAGCGGGTCCGTACTGCTGGTGGGGGCCGTGCTGATGCTGGCGTGGCTGCCGCGGACGCGGACCGGCCAGGGGTGA
- a CDS encoding MFS transporter, whose amino-acid sequence MTHPTTDQPAPRPSGAIVPVLAFAGIVVAVMQTLLVPVIKDLPQLLHTTPSNATWVLTSTLLSGAVATPIMGRLGDLYGKRRMLLTSLAVMVVGALVSAVTSTLMPMIVGRTLQGFAMGAIPLGIGLMRDMLPRERLGSAMALMSSSIGVGGGLALPAAALVAQHTNWHALFYGSAGLGALSIALTLLAVPESPMRAKGSFDLLGALGLSAGLVLLLLPITKGSDWGWSSGTTLGLFGASVAILLLWGVLELRISAPLVDLRTTARREVLLTNLASIMVGVSFYVVSLVLPQLLQLPTATGYGLGQSMVVAGLCVAPLGLTMMFTAPVYARLSARYGPKVTLIIGLLVIALGYGGGLGLMDAAWQTVITSVVLGAGIGLAYSSLPALIVGAVPASETGAANGLNTLMRSIGTSVSSAVIGMVLANTANHVNSLAVPTMHGFRVSFLIATAAVALGLLLALFLPGRRPAVRPQLRASSEEDANLERAEKVLRGFRGRVLDAEGAPVARAKVTLIDRRGRQAGATLSAEDGSYTLTVPSEGPYVLAARASGHAPVASSATHSGDDRPVELDLSLPGEPVPVAEV is encoded by the coding sequence ATGACGCACCCAACGACCGACCAGCCCGCACCAAGGCCGTCCGGCGCGATCGTGCCGGTGCTCGCCTTCGCGGGCATCGTGGTCGCGGTGATGCAGACGCTGCTCGTCCCGGTCATCAAGGATCTGCCCCAGCTGCTGCACACCACGCCCAGCAACGCCACCTGGGTCCTGACCTCCACCCTCCTCTCGGGCGCCGTCGCCACCCCGATCATGGGCCGTCTCGGCGACCTGTACGGCAAGCGGCGCATGCTGCTCACCAGCCTGGCCGTGATGGTGGTCGGCGCCCTGGTCAGCGCCGTCACCAGCACCCTGATGCCCATGATCGTCGGCCGTACGCTTCAGGGCTTCGCGATGGGCGCGATCCCGCTCGGCATCGGCCTGATGCGTGACATGCTGCCCCGCGAGCGGCTCGGCTCGGCGATGGCCCTGATGAGCTCCTCCATCGGCGTCGGCGGCGGCCTGGCACTGCCCGCCGCCGCCTTGGTCGCCCAGCACACGAACTGGCACGCCCTGTTCTACGGCTCCGCCGGACTCGGCGCCCTCTCCATCGCCCTCACCCTCCTCGCCGTACCGGAGTCCCCGATGCGCGCGAAGGGCTCCTTCGACCTGCTGGGCGCGCTCGGCCTGTCCGCCGGTCTGGTGCTGCTCCTGCTCCCCATCACCAAGGGCAGCGACTGGGGCTGGTCCTCCGGCACCACGCTCGGCCTGTTCGGCGCGTCCGTCGCGATCCTGCTCCTGTGGGGCGTGCTCGAACTGCGCATCAGCGCCCCGCTGGTGGACCTGCGCACCACCGCCCGCCGCGAGGTGCTGCTCACCAACCTCGCCTCGATCATGGTCGGCGTCAGCTTCTACGTCGTCTCGCTCGTCCTGCCGCAGCTGCTCCAGCTGCCCACCGCCACCGGCTACGGCCTCGGCCAGTCGATGGTCGTCGCGGGCCTGTGCGTGGCTCCGCTGGGCCTGACGATGATGTTCACCGCCCCGGTCTACGCCCGTCTGTCCGCCCGCTACGGCCCCAAGGTCACCCTGATCATCGGCCTGCTGGTCATCGCCCTCGGCTACGGCGGCGGCCTCGGCCTGATGGACGCCGCCTGGCAGACCGTGATCACCTCGGTGGTCCTGGGCGCCGGCATCGGCCTCGCCTACTCCTCGCTGCCCGCCCTGATCGTCGGCGCTGTCCCGGCCTCGGAGACGGGCGCGGCCAACGGCCTGAACACCCTGATGCGGTCCATCGGCACGTCGGTGTCCAGCGCCGTGATCGGCATGGTGCTGGCGAACACGGCGAACCACGTGAACAGTCTGGCCGTCCCGACCATGCACGGCTTCCGGGTCTCCTTCCTGATCGCGACGGCCGCGGTCGCCCTCGGTCTGCTGCTCGCCCTCTTCCTGCCCGGCCGCCGCCCCGCGGTCCGGCCCCAGCTGCGCGCGAGCAGCGAGGAGGACGCGAACCTGGAGCGCGCCGAGAAGGTGCTGCGGGGCTTCCGCGGCCGGGTCCTGGACGCCGAGGGCGCCCCGGTCGCCCGCGCCAAGGTCACGCTGATCGACCGCCGGGGCCGCCAGGCGGGCGCCACGCTGTCCGCGGAGGACGGCAGCTACACGCTGACGGTGCCGTCCGAGGGTCCGTACGTCCTGGCCGCCAGGGCCTCGGGCCACGCCCCGGTCGCCTCGTCGGCCACCCACTCGGGCGACGACCGCCCGGTGGAGCTGGACCTGTCCCTTCCGGGCGAGCCGGTCCCGGTGGCGGAGGTCTGA
- a CDS encoding class I SAM-dependent methyltransferase, which yields MPAAPKPEILAAFEAAKGFMPRHEGLALYEAAVEAGRLGLPLLEVGTYCGRSTILLADAARAAGVPALTVDHHRGSEEQQPGWDYHDPETVDPEVGLMDTLPTFRRTLYRAGLEDHVIALVGRSPQVARVWNTPLGLVFIDGGHTDEHANADYEGWAPHVAQDGLLVIHDVFPDPEDEFTGQAPYRVYLRALRSGEFTEVSAADSLRVLRRTRARSESSR from the coding sequence ATGCCCGCGGCGCCCAAGCCCGAGATCCTGGCCGCGTTCGAGGCCGCGAAGGGGTTCATGCCACGGCACGAGGGGCTCGCGCTGTACGAGGCCGCCGTGGAGGCCGGGCGGCTCGGGCTGCCGCTGCTGGAGGTCGGCACGTACTGCGGCCGGTCCACGATCCTGCTCGCCGACGCGGCCCGCGCCGCCGGAGTCCCCGCGCTCACCGTCGACCACCACCGCGGCAGCGAGGAACAGCAGCCGGGCTGGGACTACCACGACCCGGAGACGGTCGACCCGGAGGTCGGCCTGATGGACACGCTGCCCACCTTCCGGCGCACCCTGTACAGGGCCGGCCTGGAGGACCACGTGATCGCACTCGTGGGCCGTTCGCCGCAGGTGGCCAGGGTGTGGAACACCCCGCTCGGCCTGGTCTTCATCGACGGCGGCCACACCGACGAACACGCGAACGCCGACTACGAGGGCTGGGCCCCCCATGTGGCCCAGGACGGCCTCCTCGTCATCCACGACGTGTTCCCCGACCCGGAGGACGAGTTCACCGGCCAGGCCCCGTACCGCGTCTACCTGAGGGCCCTTCGGTCCGGAGAGTTCACGGAGGTCTCGGCGGCCGACTCGCTGCGCGTCCTGCGGCGAACGCGGGCAAGGAGCGAATCGTCCCGTTAG